From Candidatus Bathyarchaeota archaeon:
CGTGGGCGTTCAAGATTATCCGGTTGAAGACTTGCTAGCACAAAAAGACTCTCTCATCCAAAGTTATGTGAATGCATATCTAAATTTGGAAAATGAAGGTGTAAATATAGTCACAAATGAAATAGTAAAATCAAAAACTTTCAAAAGTGTAATAGAAAAATTGTCAACTAAGTTTGTATATATTTCGCTCGATGTCGATATAGGTTGTGGGTCGGCGATAACCTTGACACGGTGCTTACCTCATGAAAGAGGCCTTAGTGAACCCGAACTTTATAGACTTGCTAGGACTATAGGAAAGATTATAAAAGGAGACAAAAAGTTTCTTGTGGGTTTAGACGTGATGGAGCTTGATATCCACTACTTCAAACCGGGCGATAAAACACCTACAATAGTTGCCAATATTCTTAAGTATTTTTGGGGGGACAAGTCATAGGTGCTTTAGAGTTCATCCTATTTTTCTATGTTTGAAGAACCCGTTAGCTTCTTCATGACCATGAGAAGTGTAACTTATTATTTAAACAGCTAGTTCACAGTTCCTGAAGAGTTTTCCAGTCAAGGTTTACTTTTCATGAGCAGCAGAAACCATGCAAAAACTTATATGTAAACTACCTCAAAATGCTTCGAAATGTTGTGAGGTGTGTTGCGTTGAGTTCACCAAAACTACTCTACCGTATGATTGAAGAAATCGTCGGGGAAGGTAATGTAAGCGACGATCCGGCTATATTAGCCGCCTATTACCAAGAGATAGGTGTTGCTGGCTCTTCCTTTCCTTCAGAGCGGCCAACTCTTGTTGTTATGCCTAAAACTACTGAAGAAGTTGCAGCCGTTGTGAAACTTTGTAATCGATATGGCGTCAAGTTTTCTTGTTTTGTGACTATGGCTCCGATGTGTCTTGAACCCGGAATGGTGCTGTTTGATCTCAAAAGAATGGATAGGATAATTGAGATAAACGAGAAAGATATGTACGCCATCGTTGAGCCTGGCGTTACACGTGCTGCCCTTGCAATTGAATGCTTTAAAAAAGGGTTGCAGTATGCTGCGGCTAGCGTTGTGGGTTCAGCTTTAGTGGGAGCTGTGCCAAAAGGTATTGAGGGGCATGGTTATATGGCTAACCGCTTTTCTGATGGTCGCCGGCACGCATTGGCTGTTGAATGGGTCTTGCCATCTGGAGACATTTTAAGGTTGGGCTCCCTACATACCAGCGATAACTGGTTCTGTCCTACGGGACCAGGTCCAGGCTTAGATGGTCTGCTAACACGGGCTGGTATGGGTATAGTAACTAAAGTAGCGATAAAATTATATCCATGGTGGGGCCCAAGGGAGCTTCACGTTGAAACTTTGAAGAATCCCAGAACAGGAGCAATAGCATATAGAACGAAGCTACCAGAAGATAAGTTCAAGCTTCTGCTTTTCCAGATGCCAGGCGTGGAAGAATTGGGATGGGAAGAGAGTTTGAGGAAACTAGGTGAAGCTTTATACGAGATTAGTAAGGCTGAGGTAGGAACGGCGGTTTTTAAACTTTTTAACTTTCCAATAATCATTGAAGGGCGTAGTACCATGGAAGAGGCTTGGGAAGCATACGTTCAAGGTTTTTTCCAACGGGAAACTTCCAGATGTATAGTTGTGTTTATAGAGGCGTGTTGTCGTGAAGATTTGAGATATCAAGAAAATGTTGTAAGGCAAATCATTGCTGAGTTTGGTGGTAAAGAGGCTCCTAAGGAGTTCTATGATGATGGATGGGAGATTGGAAAGTGTATACAACTGGATCTTCCAACAACCAGTATATTATTGGGAATATCAAGCTGCAGGGCTCAAAAGACAAGCGGATTTGCGACTACCGCCTGCGGTGTCGATTCAATAGACACGATGGTCAAGTGGGGTATGGGTATCCCAAGCATTAGGAAAGAATTTGTTGAAAAGGGTTTGATTATGGACACTTTCGACAGCTACTGGATCGTCCCAACAGAATACGGCCACATGGCCGTGACTGAAAACCTTATTTTCGGCGACACAACAGTGCCTGAATCCGCGGGAGCCATGGTTTCTTACGTAAGCAAGATGACTGAAAGAAATTTAAAGGAGAGATTTCCTGACGTAATGTTTCGCTTCTTTATGTTCAACGATGACGATGTTAAAAGGCTTGGTCCGTTATACTCTAATTTCCATATATGGCAGATGAAAATCAAGAAAGCTTTGGATCCTAATTTGGTAGCTAACCCCAAATACTATGTAATACCTGAAAATAGCTTTTAGGAGGGAGTTGAAGTGTCCAGCTTAGAATATGAAATCTTGAAGAAAAAACTGGCCGAAATAGTTTGCCCTGAAAATGTTGTAGATAGCGTTGAAGCTCTGAATGAGTTTGCAAAAGATCACAGTTTCGTTAAACCGGTTAAGCCCTTATGTATCGTTTATCCTCGAACAAAAGAAGAAGTTAAAGAGATAATAAGAATTGCTAATGAATATAAAATCCCAATAGTTCCAGTGAGTTCTGGATCACCACATTTCCGTGGGGACACTGTTCCAAGGGAGGGCGGAATAATCATAAACCTAAGCAAAATGAAGAGAATCTTAAAAATTGACACAAGAAATAGAGCCGTGCGCATTGAGCCGGGTGTAACTTTTGGTGAGCTGGTTCCGGAACTAGAAAAATATGGTTTAAAACTTAACATGCCCTTTCTTCCACGTGCTTCAAAATCAGTGGTCACAAGTTACTTGGAAAGAGAGCCGCCTATGATGCCAAAATATCAATTTGACTACGTAGACCCGATGCTTACCATGGAAGTCGTGTTTGGAACAGGTGACGAATTCAGAACTGGTACAGCTTCAGGCCCAGGTTCTCCAGAGGAGATAAATGCGGACATGGTTAACCCGTTTGGTCCAGGAGACGTTAAATATTTTAAACTGTTATCAGGTTCTCACGGTACATTCGGCATTGTTACATGGGCTATGGTGAAAGTTGAGGTAATGCCTAAGCTTCGAAAACTGTATTTCATACCATTTGAAAGGAGTGAAGACGTGGTGGAACCGATGAACAAACTTTTGAGGTATGGAGTTATGGGAAGCGTCGCAGACGAAATCTTAGCGTTAAATAACTTTAACTTGGCGCTCATTCTGGCTGAGAAATGGCCAGAAGAGTTTGAAGCACTAAGGAAAAGCTTACCTCCATGGGTGATGATTATATGTATTGGAGGTTATCGACTGGCGGAGGAACGATTAAAAGTCCAAGAGAAATGTTTAATGGAAATAGCT
This genomic window contains:
- a CDS encoding FAD-binding oxidoreductase; translation: MSSLEYEILKKKLAEIVCPENVVDSVEALNEFAKDHSFVKPVKPLCIVYPRTKEEVKEIIRIANEYKIPIVPVSSGSPHFRGDTVPREGGIIINLSKMKRILKIDTRNRAVRIEPGVTFGELVPELEKYGLKLNMPFLPRASKSVVTSYLEREPPMMPKYQFDYVDPMLTMEVVFGTGDEFRTGTASGPGSPEEINADMVNPFGPGDVKYFKLLSGSHGTFGIVTWAMVKVEVMPKLRKLYFIPFERSEDVVEPMNKLLRYGVMGSVADEILALNNFNLALILAEKWPEEFEALRKSLPPWVMIICIGGYRLAEERLKVQEKCLMEIAQEFALEPTQYLLGAYGKEKTVLDLLSKPWDKEPYWKLRYKGSCCEIFFLSPPSKASHLIRVFQETAVNHGYSMREIGGYLQPIVQGHAYHIEFDVPYDPSDSKEVEETQKFLVNASETLMKAGGFFSRVYGPWASMMYSNYSEGVDILRKLKNIFDPNRVLNPGALAIF
- a CDS encoding FAD-binding oxidoreductase, whose translation is MSSPKLLYRMIEEIVGEGNVSDDPAILAAYYQEIGVAGSSFPSERPTLVVMPKTTEEVAAVVKLCNRYGVKFSCFVTMAPMCLEPGMVLFDLKRMDRIIEINEKDMYAIVEPGVTRAALAIECFKKGLQYAAASVVGSALVGAVPKGIEGHGYMANRFSDGRRHALAVEWVLPSGDILRLGSLHTSDNWFCPTGPGPGLDGLLTRAGMGIVTKVAIKLYPWWGPRELHVETLKNPRTGAIAYRTKLPEDKFKLLLFQMPGVEELGWEESLRKLGEALYEISKAEVGTAVFKLFNFPIIIEGRSTMEEAWEAYVQGFFQRETSRCIVVFIEACCREDLRYQENVVRQIIAEFGGKEAPKEFYDDGWEIGKCIQLDLPTTSILLGISSCRAQKTSGFATTACGVDSIDTMVKWGMGIPSIRKEFVEKGLIMDTFDSYWIVPTEYGHMAVTENLIFGDTTVPESAGAMVSYVSKMTERNLKERFPDVMFRFFMFNDDDVKRLGPLYSNFHIWQMKIKKALDPNLVANPKYYVIPENSF